Proteins co-encoded in one Schistocerca cancellata isolate TAMUIC-IGC-003103 chromosome 5, iqSchCanc2.1, whole genome shotgun sequence genomic window:
- the LOC126187802 gene encoding uncharacterized protein LOC126187802: protein MAYLAFLMLAAFLSNTAAAPAQNTPATTNSALGIDVSPSAELPQTSGHDQHAVNREEDDAYFYTYDGNDTDAAAPTGVEDEYAAGGDDMDTAASMAFRPLFRYRAQQRNRRRMRAERRYRSSRNHW, encoded by the coding sequence ATGCTCGCTGCATTCCTCAGCAACACTGCTGCCGCTCCGGCCCAGAATACACCAGCCACAACGAACTCAGCACTTGGAATCGATGTCTCACCGAGTGCAGAACTGCCACAGACCAGCGGACATGACCAGCACGCTGTAAACAGAGAGGAAGACGACGCCTATTTTTACACCTACGACGGCAATGACACGGACGCAGCGGCACCGACCGGCGTGGAAGACGAGTACGCTGCCGGCGGCGACGACATGGATACCGCGGCGTCCATGGCGTTCCGGCCGCTGTTCCGCTACCGGGCGCAGCAGAGGAACCGCCGGCGGATGCGCGCCGAGCGCCGCTACCGCAGCAGCAGGAACCACTGGTGA